In Aedes albopictus strain Foshan chromosome 3, AalbF5, whole genome shotgun sequence, the following are encoded in one genomic region:
- the LOC134284299 gene encoding serine/threonine-protein phosphatase 6 regulatory ankyrin repeat subunit A-like, with amino-acid sequence MSEVVFDKKIAKRDLQNKSGETSFPRPIEEADLRSFFEHLVICTGQPDQLFELRDSIIESVLRMWVHGKDRGFFSDRTKLHVIFEKEFENWHMVTNLDGNLKPFLSSYEGNMCVQMIKAEVRKVLQKVASADLSTYVERKLVLQNGQEEFTEDKFISMLEQSSGRNGYILVGEPGMGKTTFMKRITHRLQANDFNKHVYLIFLSRLFKNYEKGNDIFILIKSALSKSIQQLIQNSLEHCPQQCFILLDGFDEIDTLHHGSAIKLIKETFCKNNIRVFISGRIHVKERLEKELHVQALNLVPLIEDEQLLFLRNYWEISADIDGKEMDRFQRFAKHLLRMLHDNIQSDYFTGLPLVVRMLAEVYRENFEKYWESTNDYINEILDLESRFSVLRLYESFINISFNIFIRKINNEEGYATIDSKIINFFKDNLEKCHRAHQLIAIKQLKIPELREILSTGDSATILENMQQILNDGEKSLLVNVFNKDHLKFTHLSYAEYFLSKFLYEHVVECEAFLFNVLSRYEVVRTFFFSMIEENWEDSSLQMDTINDICYEDTGLMYLACFGGYESILKDLLKHHKAKVNFWVDNIVSGGSLLHAAVESNKENMLKSILCEYRFGNCPHHEVNYDAMKTYETEIDINTPDSKGSLPIHYAAYNGNEQFVKMLAQHGADKNINARDDGGNAPLHFAAQNGFCQLAKMLIDQYSADYKIVNNRGYTLMHMAVGRGNMEIVNILMEDYEADVNAQENDGNTPLHLAAKQLKWEMVQMLITKYSADCNIVNANGQTLIHIAAEKGNMDIVKMLIDEYAADVNMQDENGNTPLLLAAKNYEWEMVEMIIKRYSVDCEIANEIGEFLIHVAAASGTVEVVKMLMDRTTDINTPDHDGNTPLYLAAKNNYWEAVKIILKKYPAVSRIDQNNEQTLIRLAAKGGSKKILKMFLDDHETDVNAQDNNGNTLLHLAVENTIEAEGANMGIVKMLIDDYGADVNTQNKNGNTPLHLAAKKLEWEMVQTFIKRYSADCKTVNANGQTLIHLAATRRNMGTVKMLIDDYAADVNEQDINGDTPLHLAAKHYDWEMARMLIKNYSPKYEIVNKLGENFIHLAATGGNKEIIKMLIDDYEADFNTPDKKGNTPLHIAVKNFDWDILQTIIEKHSADYNITNANDQTLTHLAAERGNKEIVMMLIDGYGADINKKDKNGDTPLHLAAKNFKWEMVQMMIKKYSADTTIKNAKGQTLIHLAAERGNKEIVMMLIDIDSVGVNTQDNNGNTPIDLAAKKFKWRMIQMILNRHSADFEIHIKNGQTLIHLAAVESNVKIVRMLIDDYAADVDKQDNNGETPLHLAAKNFKWEMVQMMIKKYSADCNIVNANGQTLIHLAAGRGNMEIVTMLIDDYAVDFNQPDENGNTPLHFAAKNYQWEMVQMILKRYSADCKIANKKGQTLIHLATAEGDGEIIKMLIDDYEADVNAQDNDGYTPLHIAVEYSVEAEGGYMEIVMMLIDNYAADVNKQDNSGNTPLHIAALTYQWEMVQMMLKRYSANYKIANKYGQTLIHLAAERGNIKIVRMLEGNYEADVNAQYNDGNIPVENSNNSKS; translated from the coding sequence ATGTCAGAGGTGGTTTTCGACAAGAAGATAGCCAAACGCGACTTGCAAAATAAATCCGGAGAAACAAGTTTTCCTCGACCTATCGAAGAGGCTGATTTGAGAAGCTTTTTTGAACACCTTGTGATATGCACTGGTCAGCCGGACCAACTCTTCGAGCTGAGAGATAGCATTATAGAATCGGTTTTAAGAATGTGGGTTCATGGGAAGGATCGTGGCTTTTTTAGTGATAGAACAAAATTGCATGTGATATTTGAAAAAGAATTTGAAAATTGGCACATGGTTACAAACCTGGATGGAAATCTGAAACCTTTTCTGAGCAGCTACGAAGGGAATATGTGTGTTCAAATGATAAAAGCAGAAGTGCGCAAGGTTTTACAAAAGGTTGCATCAGCAGATTTGAGTACTTATGTGGAACGTAAGTTAGTGTTACAAAATGGACAGGAAGAATTCACAGAAGATAAATTTATATCAATGCTGGAGCAATCGTCTGGTCGAAATGGTTACATACTGGTTGGGGAACCAGGTATGGGAAAAACAACTTTCATGAAAAGAATCACACACCGACTACAAGCTAACGACTTCAACAAACACGTGTATCTGATTTTTTTGAGTAGATTGTTCAAAAATTACGAGAAAGGAAACGATATATTCATACTTATAAAATCCGCTCTTTCAAAATCAATCCAACAGTTAATTCAAAACAGTTTGGAACATTGTCCACAACAGTGTTTCATTCTACTCGATGGTTTCGATGAGATTGACACATTGCATCATGGCTCAGCTATCAAACTTATCAAGGAAACGTTCTGCAAAAACAATATCCGGGTTTTCATAAGTGGACGAATCCATGTAAAAGAAAGACTCGAAAAAGAATTGCATGTCCAGGCATTGAACCTTGTTCCGTTAATTGAAGATGAGCAACTGCTATTTTTGAGAAACTACTGGGAGATCAGTGCTGATATTGATGGTAAAGAGATGGATCGGTTTCAAAGATTTGCGAAACATTTACTCAGAATGTTGCATGACAATATTCAATCTGACTACTTCACTGGCCTGCCTCTGGTGGTTCGAATGCTTGCAGAAGTGTACAgggaaaatttcgaaaaatactggGAATCAACGAATGATTATATTAACGAGATATTGGATTTGGAAAGCAGATTCAGTGTATTACGTTTATATGAAAGTTTCATCAACATATCGTTCAATATATtcattagaaaaataaataacgaAGAAGGTTATGCTACAATTGATTCGAAAATAATAAATTTTTTCAAAGACAATTTGGAAAAATGTCATCGTGCCCATCAGCTAATTGCTATTAAACAGTTGAAAATTCCTGAACTTCGAGAAATATTAAGCACAGGCGATTCTGCAACAATCCTGGAAAACATGCAACAAATATTGAACGATGGAGAAAAGTCACTATTAGTTAATGTTTTTAACAAGGATCATCTAAAATTCACGCACTTGTCGTATGCTGAatatttcctttcgaaatttttgtatgaacatgtGGTAGAATGTGAAGCGTTCCTGTTCAATGTTTTGAGTAGATATGAAGTCGTTCGaaccttcttcttttcaatgatTGAGGAAAATTGGGAAGACAGTTCATTACAAATGGACACAATTAACGATATTTGTTACGAGGACACTGGACTAATGTATTTGGCATGTTTTGGTGGCTACGAATCCATATTAAAAGATCTTCTGAAGCACCATAAAGCAAAAGTAAATTTCTGGGTTGATAACATAGTCAGTGGGGGCTCGCTTCTGCATGCTGCTGTTGAATCAAATAAAGAAAACATGCTGAAGTCAATTCTCTGTGAATATCGTTTTGGCAATTGTCCTCACCATGAAGTGAACTATGATGCAATGAAAACATATGAAACTGAAATAGATATAAATACTCCAGATTCAAAGGGATCTTTACCAATTCATTATGCTGCATATAATGGGAATGAACAGTTTGTTAAGATGCTTGCGCAACATGGTGCTGACAAAAATATCAATGCTCGAGACGACGGAGGGAATGCTCCTCTTCATTTTGCTGCACAAAATGGTTTTTGTCAATTGGctaagatgttaattgatcaatatTCAGCGGACTACAAAATTGTCAATAACCGCGGATACACTCTTATGCATATGGCAGTCGGAAGAGGTAATATGGAAATTGTAAACATACTTATGGAGGACTATGAGGCTGATGTCAATGCACAAGAGAATGATGGAAATACGCCATTACATCTTGCTGCCAAACAATTGAAGTGGGAAATGGTCCAAATGTTGATTACGAAATATTCTGCAGACTGCAACATTGTTAATGCAAATGGCCAAACTCTCATTCATATAGCAGCAGAAAAGGGTAATATGGACATTGTAAAGATGCTCATAGACGAATATGCGGCTGATGTCAATATGCAAGACGAAAATGGAAACACTCCTCTACTGCTTGCTGCCAAGAATTATGAGTGGGAAATGGTCGAAATGATAATTAAGAGATATTCTGTAGACTGCGAAATTGCCAATGAAATAGGAGAGTTTCTCATACATGTAGCGGCCGCAAGTGGTACTGTGGAAGTTGTAAAGATGCTTATGGACCGTACGACTGATATCAATACACCCGACCATGATGGTAATACTCCTCTCTATCTTGCTGCCAAAAATAACTACTGGGAAGCGGTAAAaattattcttaagaaatatcctGCTGTAAGCAGAATTGATCAAAATAATGAACAAACTCTAATCCGTTTGGCGGCAAAAGGTGGCAGTAAGAAAATATTGAAGATGTTTTTAGATGACCACGAGACAGATGTCAACGCACAAGACAACAATGGAAACACTCTTCTTCATCTTGCTGTCGAGAATACTATAGAGGCGGAGGGAGCTAATATGGGAATTGTAAAGATGCTTATAGACGACTATGGGGCTGATGTTAATACGCAAAACAAAAATGGGAATACACCTCTACATCTTGCTGCAAAGAAACTTGAGTGGGAAATGGTCCAAACGTTCATTAAGAGATATTCTGCAGACTGCAAAACTGTTAATGCAAACGGCCAAACTCTCATACATTTGGCAGCCACTAGAAGAAATATGGGAACTGTAAAGATGCTTATAGATGACTATGCGGCTGATGTCAATGAGCAAGACATAAATGGGGATACTCCTCTACATCTTGCGGCCAAGCATTATGATTGGGAGATGGCCCGAATGTTAATTAAGAATTATTCTCCAAAATACGAAATTGTCAATAAACTAGGAGAAAATTTCATCCATTTAGCGGCCACAGGAGGTAATAAAGAAATTATAAAGATGCTCATAGATGACTATGAGGCTGATTTCAATACGCCAGACAAAAAAGGAAACACTCCTCTACATATTGCTGTAAAGAATTTTGATTGGGACATACTTCAAACGATTATTGAGAAACATTCTGCAGACTACAACATCACTAATGCAAACGACCAAACTCTCACCCATTTAGCAGCTGAAAGAGGTAACAAGGAAATTGTTATGATGCTTATAGATGGCTATGGAGCTGATATCAATAAGAAAGACAAAAATGGAGATACCCCTCTACATCTAGCTGCCAAGAATTTTAAGTGGGAAATGGTCCAAATGATGATTAAGAAGTATTCGGCAGACACCACAATTAAAAACGCAAAGGGTCAAACACTCATCCATTTGGCAGCCGAAAGAGGTAACAAGGAAATTGTTATGATGCTTATAGATATCGATTCGGTTGGTGTCAATACGCAAGACAACAATGGAAATACTCCTATAGACCTTGCTGCCAAGAAATTTAAGTGGAGAATGATCCAAATGATTCTCAACAGACACTCGGCAGACTTTGAAATTCACATTAAAAATGGACAAACTCTCATACATTTGGCGGCCGTAGAAAGTAATGTGAAAATTGTCAGGATGCTCATAGATGACTATGCGGCTGATGTCGATAAGCAAGACAATAATGGAGAGACCCCTCTACATCTTGCTGCTAAGAACTTTAAGTGGGAAATGGTCCAAATGATGATTAAGAAGTATTCGGCCGACTGCAACATTGTTAATGCAAACGGTCAAACTCTCATCCATTTGGCAGCCGGAAGAGGTAACATGGAAATTGTTACAATGCTCATAGATGACTATGCGGTTGACTTCAATCAGCCAGACGAAAATGGAAATACTCCTCTACATTTTGCTGCCAAAAATTATCAGTGGGAAATGGTCCAAATGATTCTTAAGAGATATTCTGCAGATTGCAAAATTGCCAACAAAAAGGGACAAACTCTCATCCATTTGGCAACTGCAGAAGGTGACGGTGAAATTATAAAAATGCTCATAGATGACTATGAGGCTGATGTCAATGCACAAGACAACGATGGATACACTCCTCTTCATATTGCTGTCGAGTATAGTGTGGAGGCAGAAGGAGGTTATATGGAAATTGTTATGATGCTTATAGATAACTATGCGGCTGATGTAAATAAGCAAGACAATAGTGGAAATACTCCTCTACATATTGCTGCTCTGACATATCAGTGGGAAATGGTTCAAATGATGCTGAAAAGATATTCTGCAAACtataaaattgccaataaatatggACAAACTCTCATTCACTTAGCAGCAGAAAGGGGTAATATTAAAATTGTAAGGATGCTAGAAGGTAACTATGAGGCTGATGTCAATGCACAATACAACGATGGTAATATTCCTGTCGAGAATAGTAACAATTCGAAGTCATAA